In Bos indicus isolate NIAB-ARS_2022 breed Sahiwal x Tharparkar chromosome 19, NIAB-ARS_B.indTharparkar_mat_pri_1.0, whole genome shotgun sequence, the following proteins share a genomic window:
- the NT5C gene encoding 5'(3')-deoxyribonucleotidase, cytosolic type isoform X1 translates to MLPCFKPTLVCEFISEELSQEPVVFRFTHFSYWESPSFEPWVGAALAQREEALLLSPRGEQVWVLRKLEPAHRFKTTLPSILDSPGDPRKVWPSNVWGGGERLLERRAADVHAGAPSDQRRGSGTATPGRERWGRPGLRRAGGRAGHPGAHANRPGPAPLAAAPEAAIPAPGSARSRGRFRVSPGSPASALAMRTPAGRARPVRVLVDMDGVLADFEAGLLRGFLQRFPGELHVPLEERRGFFANEQYRALRPDLADKVASVYEAPGFFLDLEPIPGALEAMREMNDMQDSTQVFICTSPLMKYDHCVQEKYHWVEKHLGPQFVERIILTSDKTVISGDLLIDDKEVIQGHEETPSWEHILFTCCHNQHLALTPPRRRLRSWSDNWREIIDSKRRALPPDPDGLGLPQQ, encoded by the exons ATGCTCCCATGTTTCAAGCCAACTCTGGTTTGTGAATTCATCTCTGAGGAGCTGTCCCAAGAGCCCGTTGTCTTCAGATTCACTCACTTCAGCTACTGGGAGTCCCCGAGTTTCGAGCCTTGGGTTGGTGCTGCCTTGGCGCAGCGGGAGGAAGCTCTCCTCCTGTCCCCGCGGGGTGAGCAGGTGTGGGTTCTGAGAAAGCTGGAGCCGGCCCACAGGTTTAAGACGACGCTCCCCAGTATTCTGGACAGTCCAGGGGACCCCCGGAAGGTCTGGCCCAGTAAcgtttggggtgggggagagcgTCTGCTAGAGCGGAGGGCGGCTGATGTCCACGCAGGCGCACCCTCGGACCAGAGGCGTGGCTCGGGCACCGCCACGCCCGGTCGGGAGCGCTGGGGAAGGCCCGGGctccggcgggcgggcgggcgggcggggcacCCGGGCGCCCATGCAAATCGGCCTGGCCCCGCCCCGCTCGCCGCGGCTCCGGAAGCGGCCATCCCCGCGCCTGGCTCCGCGCGCTCCCGGGGCCGGTTCCGCGTTTCGCCCGGGTCCCCTGCCTCGGCGCTGGCGATGAGGACGCCGGCGGGGCGCGCGCGGCCCGTGCGGGTGCTGGTGGACATGGACGGCGTGCTGGCGGACTTCGAGGCCGGCCTGCTGCGGGGCTTCCTCCAGCGGTTCCCCGGGGAGCTGCACGTGCCGCTGGAGGAGCGCCGCGGCTTCTTCGCGAACGAGCAGTACCGGGCGCTGCGCCCCGACCTGGCG GACAAAGTGGCCAGTGTGTATGAAGCCCCAGGCTTTTTCCTAGACTTGGAGCCCATCCCTGGAGCCTTGGAAGCCATGCGGGAGATGAATGACATGCAGGA CAGCACCCAGGTCTTCATCTGCACAAGCCCTCTGATGAAGTACGACCACTGTGTGCAGGAGAAG TACCACTGGGTGGAGAAGCACCTGGGACCCCAGTTTGTGGAGCGCATTATCTTGACGAGCGACAAGACAGTGATCTCGGGGGACCTACTCATTGATGACAAGGAGGTCATTCAAG GCCACGAGGAGACCCCCAGCTGGGAGCACATCCTGTTCACCTGCTGCCACAACCAGCACCTGGCCCTGACCCCGCCTCGGAGACGGCTGCGCTCCTGGAGCGACAACTGGAGGGAGATTATAGACAGCAAGCGGCGAGCCCTGCCGCCGGACCCCGACGGCCTGGGGTTGCCCCAGCAGTGA
- the NT5C gene encoding 5'(3')-deoxyribonucleotidase, cytosolic type isoform X4, translated as MLPCFKPTLVCEFISEELSQEPVVFRFTHFSYWESPSFEPWVGAALAQREEALLLSPRGEQVWVLRKLEPAHRFKTTLPSILDSPGDPRKVWPSNVWGGGERLLERRAADVHAGAPSDQRRGSGTATPGRERWGRPGLRRAGGRAGHPGAHANRPGPAPLAAAPEAAIPAPGSARSRGRFRVSPGSPASALAMRTPAGRARPVRVLVDMDGVLADFEAGLLRGFLQRFPGELHVPLEERRGFFANEQYRALRPDLADKVASVYEAPGFFLDLEPIPGALEAMREMNDMQDSTQVFICTSPLMKYDHCVQEKVLLPQRSTGILSFLNYDFF; from the exons ATGCTCCCATGTTTCAAGCCAACTCTGGTTTGTGAATTCATCTCTGAGGAGCTGTCCCAAGAGCCCGTTGTCTTCAGATTCACTCACTTCAGCTACTGGGAGTCCCCGAGTTTCGAGCCTTGGGTTGGTGCTGCCTTGGCGCAGCGGGAGGAAGCTCTCCTCCTGTCCCCGCGGGGTGAGCAGGTGTGGGTTCTGAGAAAGCTGGAGCCGGCCCACAGGTTTAAGACGACGCTCCCCAGTATTCTGGACAGTCCAGGGGACCCCCGGAAGGTCTGGCCCAGTAAcgtttggggtgggggagagcgTCTGCTAGAGCGGAGGGCGGCTGATGTCCACGCAGGCGCACCCTCGGACCAGAGGCGTGGCTCGGGCACCGCCACGCCCGGTCGGGAGCGCTGGGGAAGGCCCGGGctccggcgggcgggcgggcgggcggggcacCCGGGCGCCCATGCAAATCGGCCTGGCCCCGCCCCGCTCGCCGCGGCTCCGGAAGCGGCCATCCCCGCGCCTGGCTCCGCGCGCTCCCGGGGCCGGTTCCGCGTTTCGCCCGGGTCCCCTGCCTCGGCGCTGGCGATGAGGACGCCGGCGGGGCGCGCGCGGCCCGTGCGGGTGCTGGTGGACATGGACGGCGTGCTGGCGGACTTCGAGGCCGGCCTGCTGCGGGGCTTCCTCCAGCGGTTCCCCGGGGAGCTGCACGTGCCGCTGGAGGAGCGCCGCGGCTTCTTCGCGAACGAGCAGTACCGGGCGCTGCGCCCCGACCTGGCG GACAAAGTGGCCAGTGTGTATGAAGCCCCAGGCTTTTTCCTAGACTTGGAGCCCATCCCTGGAGCCTTGGAAGCCATGCGGGAGATGAATGACATGCAGGA CAGCACCCAGGTCTTCATCTGCACAAGCCCTCTGATGAAGTACGACCACTGTGTGCAGGAGAAGGTGCTGCTGCCCCAGCGCTCCACGGGCATCCTTAGCTTcctaaattatgattttttttaa
- the NT5C gene encoding 5'(3')-deoxyribonucleotidase, cytosolic type isoform X2, with translation MLPCFKPTLVCEFISEELSQEPVVFRFTHFSYWESPSFEPWVGAALAQREEALLLSPRGEQVWVLRKLEPAHRFKTTLPSILDSPGDPRKVWPSNVWGGGERLLERRAADVHAGAPSDQRRGSGTATPGRERWGRPGLRRAGGRAGHPGAHANRPGPAPLAAAPEAAIPAPGSARSRGRFRVSPGSPASALAMRTPAGRARPVRVLVDMDGVLADFEAGLLRGFLQRFPGELHVPLEERRGFFANEQYRALRPDLADKVASVYEAPGFFLDLEPIPGALEAMREMNDMQDTQVFICTSPLMKYDHCVQEKYHWVEKHLGPQFVERIILTSDKTVISGDLLIDDKEVIQGHEETPSWEHILFTCCHNQHLALTPPRRRLRSWSDNWREIIDSKRRALPPDPDGLGLPQQ, from the exons ATGCTCCCATGTTTCAAGCCAACTCTGGTTTGTGAATTCATCTCTGAGGAGCTGTCCCAAGAGCCCGTTGTCTTCAGATTCACTCACTTCAGCTACTGGGAGTCCCCGAGTTTCGAGCCTTGGGTTGGTGCTGCCTTGGCGCAGCGGGAGGAAGCTCTCCTCCTGTCCCCGCGGGGTGAGCAGGTGTGGGTTCTGAGAAAGCTGGAGCCGGCCCACAGGTTTAAGACGACGCTCCCCAGTATTCTGGACAGTCCAGGGGACCCCCGGAAGGTCTGGCCCAGTAAcgtttggggtgggggagagcgTCTGCTAGAGCGGAGGGCGGCTGATGTCCACGCAGGCGCACCCTCGGACCAGAGGCGTGGCTCGGGCACCGCCACGCCCGGTCGGGAGCGCTGGGGAAGGCCCGGGctccggcgggcgggcgggcgggcggggcacCCGGGCGCCCATGCAAATCGGCCTGGCCCCGCCCCGCTCGCCGCGGCTCCGGAAGCGGCCATCCCCGCGCCTGGCTCCGCGCGCTCCCGGGGCCGGTTCCGCGTTTCGCCCGGGTCCCCTGCCTCGGCGCTGGCGATGAGGACGCCGGCGGGGCGCGCGCGGCCCGTGCGGGTGCTGGTGGACATGGACGGCGTGCTGGCGGACTTCGAGGCCGGCCTGCTGCGGGGCTTCCTCCAGCGGTTCCCCGGGGAGCTGCACGTGCCGCTGGAGGAGCGCCGCGGCTTCTTCGCGAACGAGCAGTACCGGGCGCTGCGCCCCGACCTGGCG GACAAAGTGGCCAGTGTGTATGAAGCCCCAGGCTTTTTCCTAGACTTGGAGCCCATCCCTGGAGCCTTGGAAGCCATGCGGGAGATGAATGACATGCAGGA CACCCAGGTCTTCATCTGCACAAGCCCTCTGATGAAGTACGACCACTGTGTGCAGGAGAAG TACCACTGGGTGGAGAAGCACCTGGGACCCCAGTTTGTGGAGCGCATTATCTTGACGAGCGACAAGACAGTGATCTCGGGGGACCTACTCATTGATGACAAGGAGGTCATTCAAG GCCACGAGGAGACCCCCAGCTGGGAGCACATCCTGTTCACCTGCTGCCACAACCAGCACCTGGCCCTGACCCCGCCTCGGAGACGGCTGCGCTCCTGGAGCGACAACTGGAGGGAGATTATAGACAGCAAGCGGCGAGCCCTGCCGCCGGACCCCGACGGCCTGGGGTTGCCCCAGCAGTGA
- the NT5C gene encoding 5'(3')-deoxyribonucleotidase, cytosolic type isoform X3 — protein sequence MLPCFKPTLVCEFISEELSQEPVVFRFTHFSYWESPSFEPWVGAALAQREEALLLSPRGEQVWVLRKLEPAHRFKTTLPSILDSPGDPRKVWPSNVWGGGERLLERRAADVHAGAPSDQRRGSGTATPGRERWGRPGLRRAGGRAGHPGAHANRPGPAPLAAAPEAAIPAPGSARSRGRFRVSPGSPASALAMRTPAGRARPVRVLVDMDGVLADFEAGLLRGFLQRFPGELHVPLEERRGFFANEQYRALRPDLAYHWVEKHLGPQFVERIILTSDKTVISGDLLIDDKEVIQGHEETPSWEHILFTCCHNQHLALTPPRRRLRSWSDNWREIIDSKRRALPPDPDGLGLPQQ from the exons ATGCTCCCATGTTTCAAGCCAACTCTGGTTTGTGAATTCATCTCTGAGGAGCTGTCCCAAGAGCCCGTTGTCTTCAGATTCACTCACTTCAGCTACTGGGAGTCCCCGAGTTTCGAGCCTTGGGTTGGTGCTGCCTTGGCGCAGCGGGAGGAAGCTCTCCTCCTGTCCCCGCGGGGTGAGCAGGTGTGGGTTCTGAGAAAGCTGGAGCCGGCCCACAGGTTTAAGACGACGCTCCCCAGTATTCTGGACAGTCCAGGGGACCCCCGGAAGGTCTGGCCCAGTAAcgtttggggtgggggagagcgTCTGCTAGAGCGGAGGGCGGCTGATGTCCACGCAGGCGCACCCTCGGACCAGAGGCGTGGCTCGGGCACCGCCACGCCCGGTCGGGAGCGCTGGGGAAGGCCCGGGctccggcgggcgggcgggcgggcggggcacCCGGGCGCCCATGCAAATCGGCCTGGCCCCGCCCCGCTCGCCGCGGCTCCGGAAGCGGCCATCCCCGCGCCTGGCTCCGCGCGCTCCCGGGGCCGGTTCCGCGTTTCGCCCGGGTCCCCTGCCTCGGCGCTGGCGATGAGGACGCCGGCGGGGCGCGCGCGGCCCGTGCGGGTGCTGGTGGACATGGACGGCGTGCTGGCGGACTTCGAGGCCGGCCTGCTGCGGGGCTTCCTCCAGCGGTTCCCCGGGGAGCTGCACGTGCCGCTGGAGGAGCGCCGCGGCTTCTTCGCGAACGAGCAGTACCGGGCGCTGCGCCCCGACCTGGCG TACCACTGGGTGGAGAAGCACCTGGGACCCCAGTTTGTGGAGCGCATTATCTTGACGAGCGACAAGACAGTGATCTCGGGGGACCTACTCATTGATGACAAGGAGGTCATTCAAG GCCACGAGGAGACCCCCAGCTGGGAGCACATCCTGTTCACCTGCTGCCACAACCAGCACCTGGCCCTGACCCCGCCTCGGAGACGGCTGCGCTCCTGGAGCGACAACTGGAGGGAGATTATAGACAGCAAGCGGCGAGCCCTGCCGCCGGACCCCGACGGCCTGGGGTTGCCCCAGCAGTGA